The proteins below are encoded in one region of Ciconia boyciana chromosome 19, ASM3463844v1, whole genome shotgun sequence:
- the LACTBL1 gene encoding putative beta-lactamase-like 1, whose amino-acid sequence MCPRYPEPVPLDHPIPILKDALEKVDMMLRQKIHSSGLPAMSAIVIYNDTVLWTGNFGKKNGSDPSSVVPNEYTIYRIASVSKIFPTIMLYKMWEEGKVTSLDDPLERYAQNFVIKNPLGRLKESEQRYTADGLIFLEKGSMPLKPSPVTLRRMASQLSGLPRRLRSTSLLWKGNTQDALALLKDDVLVADPGTRCHYSNLAFSLMAHVLADHAAEGQYQRWILENILDRLGMEDTGFDITPPIRSQMAVGFYGSRQPAPLYDLGWYRPSGQMYSTAADLAKLAMVFLGTYHRRLLEPDTVKTMLTPLFKCSTEYFANKTGTPWEINEQLGYDVIRKDGDLDGYSATFSLIPKLRLSFIVLMAGPRPQGGDIVTQTYEYLIPAMETAFREAEKSLIPPPSAGPYVGYYTYSNLTFYEIKVGPGGVLVMQQFGPHVEELIPEKYRTIKLHHLEDRVFQVVFDKEFPCVLHLGSASISLETQNGQLFNFYPFDRKGLSPGFDAPGLNTYNVVRVLHKPVFYS is encoded by the exons ATGTGCCCCCGCTATCCTGAACCCGTACCGCTGGACCACCCAATCCCCATTCTGAAGGACGCATTGGAGAAG GTAGATATGATGCTGCGCCAAAAGATTCATAGCTCTGGACTCCCTGCCATGTCTGCCATTGTTATCTACAATGACACTGTGCTCTGGACAGGCAACTTCGGGAAGAAGAACGGTTCGGACCCCTCCTCAGTGGTGCCCAATGAGTACACTATTTACAG AATTGCCAGTGTCTCCAAGATCTTTCCCACCATTATGCTGTACAAGatgtgggaggaaggaaaagtcaCTTCTCTTGATGACCCATTGGAACGTTACGCCCAGAACTTTGTTATTAAGAACCCTCTGGGAAGGCTCAAGGAATCAGAACAGAGATACACAGCAGATGGGCtgatatttttggaaaaaggCTCAATGCCACTTAAGCCATCACCTGTTACCTTGCGTAGAATGGCCAGCCAGCTCTCAG GTTTGCCCAGGAGGCTGCGATCTACCAGCCTGCTGTGGAAGGGCAATACACAAGACGCTCTAGCTCTCCTGAAAGATGATGTCTTGGTTGCTGATCCAGGAACCAG atGCCACTACAGCAATTTGGCCTTCTCACTGATGGCACATGTGCTAGCTGACCATGCAGCTGAGGGGCAATACCAGCGCTGGATCTTGGAGAATATCCTGGACCGCTTGGGCATGGAGGACACTGGCTTCGATATCACACCACCAATCCGCTCCCAGATGGCTGTGGGTTTCTATGGCAGCCGGCAGCCGGCCCCTCTCTATGACCTTGGCTGGTACAGGCCTTCTGGCCAGATGTACTCCACAGCTGCTGACCTTGCCAAGCTGGCAATGGTCTTCTTAGGCACCTACCACCGTCGTCTCCTAGAGCCTGACACAGTGAAGACGATGCTGACCCCTCTGTTTAAGTGCTCCACTGAATACTTTGCTAACAAGACCGGCACACCCTGGGAGATTAATGAGCAATTGGGATATGATGTCATTAGGAAGGATGGAGACCTCGATGGTTATTCAGCTACCTTCTCTCTTATCCCCAAGCTCCGCCTGAGCTTCATAGTGCTGATGGCAGGGCCCAGGCCTCAGGGTGGAGATATTGTGACTCAGACATATGAGTATCTTATTCCTGCCATGGAGACGGCGttcagagaggcagagaaaagcttGATTCCTCCTCCAAGTGCAGGCCCTTACGTTGGCTACTATACCTATTCCAACCTGACTTTCTATGAGATCAAAGTTGGACCTGGTGGGGTGCTGGTCATGCAGCAGTTTGGGCCTCACGTGGAAGAGCTGATTCCTGAAAAGTACCGGACAATCAAGCTCCACCACCTGGAAGATCGTGTTTTCCAAGTTGTCTTTGACAAGGAGTTCCCATGTGTTCTGCACCTGGGCTCTGCCTCCATCTCACTGGAGACCCAAAATGGGCAGCTTTTTAACTTTTATCCATTTGATCGCAAGGGTCTGTCTCCAGGCTTTGATGCACCAGGGCTGAACACATACAATGTGGTCCGTGTACTTCACAAACCTGTATTCTATAGCTAA